In Pseudopipra pipra isolate bDixPip1 chromosome 5, bDixPip1.hap1, whole genome shotgun sequence, the following proteins share a genomic window:
- the LOC135415096 gene encoding uncharacterized protein LOC135415096: MTEAKGMMTPQVELYGDYSLLIAILGLQLFFVGAVLGVFLRADQLEKEAIQKSTGEVIRSLQETMKALQEQLGKERLQLTAERQALEKEREINSLLRSALEDEEEQNEKLKKILEMKNCELRDINSKYPKPVDANKSLYPSGELEELKQSYPEEGVIHMRPLIKTETTGQGADRQTTTQTTPYTGEALAKIQEKYSRKASESETEYVWRVSLTGGDRILLSEDEARGFWGPGVFLTTNDNRAPWSLTQRAAYWAGGLDPIERGDPYTIKTPTIGHIVKSVQKTACLQLMHTKLLDPQRNSPMELEADPQRFPVLIRGLPDALKVYAKQLQERIKATPRPRRRGAPSGLTWLEIAQELIATGQQLGLSGTSGQRIHCRRAGKVQKPASPGICQQNVSSSGRKRYSLWREGVAKGIPREVMDKLPTANLEYLIKQWDKIKEHKAPPKGSPSKESNTVIPSASPETGLTSLTSSESRNWTYCSPVNKPKNSQWVYEGKLTENNQGDLVITFPLGPFKSLVTFVVDTGAQVSALQTEAAIQCGIKPDKKKIWVTDALGKSRPQYTAPSLPPYKIKNVNPYPLPLGTRENITPETAELQEQGVAVPIHSPWTAWSVHKPNGQWQLPVSYLDADTGSQIAAVHNKAELIAQIADVTTGDQTQTSTITHLESLRLQIPTEKKPTSRGDNLPAEEIKLHETNGASIAARGRRDNCPHNCFYYQLTSIP, translated from the exons ATGACTGAGGCAAAGGGGATGATGACACCCCAGGTTGAGTTATATGGGGATTATTCCCTCCTGATAGCTATCCTTGGTTTACAACTGTTTTTTGTGGGTGCTGTCTTAGGCGTGTTCCTTAGAGCA GACCAGCTAGAAAAAGAAGCTATTCAAAAATCTACCGGTGAGGTGATAAGGTCTCTTCAAGAGACAATGAAGGCATTACAGGAGCAATTAGGAAAAGAACGCCTGCAGTTAACTGCTGAACGTCAGGcactggagaaagagagagagattaactCATTGCTTAGGTCAGCCCTTGAAGATGAGgaggaacaaaatgaaaagcttaaaaaaatactggaaatgaaaaattgtgaatTGCGAGACATTAATTCAAAATACCCTAAACCGGTAGATGCTAACAAATCCCTGTACCCCTCTGGGGAATTAGAAGAGTTGAAGCAAAGTTACCCGGAGGAGGGGGTAATACATATGCGTCCcctcattaaaactgaaaccactgGCCAGGGGGCAGATCGGCAAACTACCACACAAACTACCCCGTACACGGGGGAAGCACTGgccaaaattcaggaaaaatacagtcGTAAGGCCAGTGAATCAGAGACTGAATATGTGTGGAGGGTGTCCCTTACTGGGGGAGATCGGATTTTGTTGAGTGAAGATGAGGCCAGAGGATTTTGGGGCCCAGGGGTCTTCCTGACCACAAATGATAACCGAGCTCCGTGGTCCCTGACCCAAAGAGCTGCCTACTGGGCAGGTGGGTTAGACCCTATAGAAAGGGGAGATCCTTACACGATTAAAACACCCACAATTGGCCACATTGTAAAAAGTGTACAAAAAACCGCATGTCTCCAGTTAATGCATACAAAATTATTAGACCCACAACGAAATTCCCCAATGGAACTCGAGGCAGATCCACAGAGATTTCCAGTTTTAATTCGAGGCCTGCCTGATGCACTAAAAGTTTATGCTAAACAATTACAGGAGCGCATAAAGGCAACCCCCAGACCTAGAAGAAGGGGTGCTCCATCAGGATTAACCTGGTTGGAAATAGCCCAAGAATTAATAGCTACTGGTCAGCAGCTGGGGCTCTCTGGTACGAGTGGCCAGAGAATAcactgcaggagggcagggaaagtCCAAAAACCTGCCTCGCCAGGTATTTGTCAACAAAATGTGTCATCTAGCGGGAGAAAGAGATACAGTCTGTGGAGAGAAGGTGTTGCAAAAGGAATTCCTCGAGAAGTGATGGATAAATTACCCACTGCTAATTTAGAATACTTGATAAAGCAGTGGGATAAGATCAAAGAGCACAAGGCACCTCCTAAGGGCAGCCCCTCTAAGGAGTCCAACACTGTGatcccctcagcctctccagaaACTGGACTAACCAGTTTGACCAGTTCTGAGTCAAGGAACTGGACTTACTGCTCTCCAGTAAATAAGCCAAAAAATAGCCAGTGGGTTTATGAGGGAAAGCTTACAGAAAACAACCAGGGAGATTTGGTAATCACTTTTCCTCTCGGCCCTTTTAAATCTTTGGTTACATTCGTGGTAGACACGGGTGCACAAGTCTCAGCACTCCAAACTGAAGCTGCTATTCAGTGTGGCATtaaaccagacaaaaaaaagatatgGGTAACTGATGCTCTTGGCAAATCCCGACCCCAGTACACTGCTCCAAGTCTGCCtccttataaaataaaaaatgtaaaccCCTACCCACTCCCTTTAGGAACACGTGAAAACATTACCCCAGAAACTGCAGAATTGCAGGAGCAAGGAGTAGCTGTCCCTATACACTCACCATGGACAGCATGGTCTGTCCATAAACCTAatgggcagtggcagctgccAGTGAGTTACCTCGATGCTGACACTGGCTCACAAATAGCTGCTGTACATAACAAAGCTGAACTGATTGCCCAGATTGCTGATGTCACCACAGGGGACCAGACTCAGACAAGTACTATCACCCACTTAGAAAGTCTGAGACTTCAGATTCCCACAGAAAAG AAACCTACCAGCAGAGGAGATAACCTGCCAGCAGAAGAGATCAAACTGCATGAAACCAATGGAGCATCAATTGCAGCAAGAGGCAGAAGAGATAACTGCCCCCACAACTGCTTCTATTATCAGCTTACAAGTATCCCATGA